The Pirellulimonas nuda genome includes a region encoding these proteins:
- a CDS encoding ion transporter, with protein sequence MTTPQTRTPPPAAIRPGPAPWQRRFYEVIFEADTPAGKTFDVALLALILLSVAVVMLESVDNATLGEMHPRLRAWLRGIEWGITVLFTLEYLARIACVARPSRYVLSFFGLVDLLAVLPTYLGLFVSGTHVLATVRTLRLLRVFRVFKMGQHVSEANALLKALRRTWPKITVFLSVIFCAIVILGTVMYLIERDHGSGFDSIPRSVYWAIVTMTTVGYGDIAPRTIAGQSLAAVIMLFGYAIIIVPTGLFSAEVMNYARPPAGPPPGARTCPRCDAARHDAEARYCNRCGERLGEPAAD encoded by the coding sequence ATGACGACCCCTCAGACACGCACCCCCCCGCCCGCCGCAATCCGCCCCGGCCCGGCGCCGTGGCAGCGACGCTTTTACGAGGTGATCTTCGAGGCCGACACCCCGGCCGGCAAAACGTTCGACGTGGCGCTGCTGGCGTTGATCCTGCTGAGCGTCGCGGTGGTGATGCTCGAGAGCGTCGACAACGCCACGCTCGGCGAGATGCACCCGCGGCTCCGCGCGTGGCTTCGCGGCATCGAGTGGGGGATTACCGTGCTGTTCACGCTGGAGTACCTGGCCCGCATCGCCTGCGTGGCCCGGCCGTCGCGCTACGTGCTGAGCTTCTTCGGCCTGGTCGACCTGCTGGCCGTGCTGCCCACCTACCTGGGCCTGTTCGTCAGCGGCACCCACGTGCTGGCCACGGTCCGCACGCTGCGGCTGCTGCGGGTGTTCCGCGTCTTCAAGATGGGCCAGCACGTCTCCGAGGCCAACGCGTTGCTGAAGGCCCTGCGGCGCACGTGGCCCAAGATCACGGTCTTCTTGTCGGTGATCTTCTGCGCCATCGTGATCCTGGGGACGGTGATGTACCTGATCGAGCGCGACCATGGGAGCGGTTTCGACAGCATCCCGCGCAGCGTCTACTGGGCGATCGTGACGATGACCACCGTCGGCTACGGCGACATTGCGCCACGGACGATCGCCGGGCAGTCGCTGGCCGCGGTGATCATGCTGTTCGGCTACGCGATCATCATCGTGCCGACGGGCCTGTTCAGCGCCGAAGTCATGAACTACGCCCGCCCCCCCGCCGGCCCGCCCCCCGGCGCGCGGACGTGCCCCCGCTGCGACGCGGCCCGCCACGACGCCGAGGCGCGCTACTGCAACCGATGCGGCGAGCGGCTGGGCGAGCCCGCGGCCGATTGA
- the ccoG gene encoding cytochrome c oxidase accessory protein CcoG translates to MAINQHLPVLPSEGRVLSTLESDGSRRWLYPKLSTGRFWVRRRVAAYALIVLYTALPFIKIGGRPAVQLDLWNSRFALFGLEFRPTDLELLAVFGLIVFLSIFFATAIFGRVWCGWGCPQTVYLEYVFRPIERLFTGTTGRGGKPKKQVAAWRKAAMYGVFLLICWHLANTFLAYFVGVDALHHWIWSEPPWRHPGAFALVMFVTGLMLFDFCYWREQLCIIGCPYGRFQSVLLDRSSLVVGYDPQRGEPRGHGRDRQEKGLGDCVACGLCVDVCPTGIDIRDGLQMECVNCTQCIDACDAVMDTVGLPRGLIRYSSQAALEGQPTRLARPRVLIYSGLIAALCVLLIVMLANRQAMDVTLLRGLGRPFVVTPAGEVENMVRLKLVNRTDEARTYRVEAAAPESLRINDARELSLAAGESVTEPLHLLAPSGAFAQRGGTLPVRLRVVDSAGEQVESDYLLFGPASPNPGG, encoded by the coding sequence ATGGCCATCAACCAACACCTGCCGGTGCTCCCTTCCGAGGGACGCGTGCTCTCGACGCTGGAAAGCGACGGCAGCCGGCGTTGGCTCTACCCGAAGCTCTCGACGGGGCGGTTCTGGGTGCGGCGGCGCGTGGCGGCCTACGCCCTGATCGTCCTCTACACGGCGCTTCCGTTCATCAAGATCGGCGGCCGGCCGGCGGTGCAGCTCGACCTGTGGAACAGCCGGTTCGCGTTGTTCGGGCTGGAGTTCCGCCCCACCGACCTCGAGCTGCTGGCCGTCTTCGGGCTGATCGTGTTCCTCAGCATCTTCTTCGCCACGGCCATCTTCGGCCGGGTGTGGTGCGGCTGGGGCTGCCCGCAGACCGTTTACCTGGAGTACGTCTTCCGGCCCATCGAGCGGCTCTTCACCGGCACGACGGGCCGCGGGGGCAAACCGAAGAAGCAGGTCGCCGCGTGGCGCAAGGCGGCCATGTACGGGGTCTTCCTCTTGATCTGCTGGCACCTGGCGAACACCTTCCTGGCCTACTTCGTGGGGGTCGACGCGCTGCACCACTGGATCTGGAGCGAGCCGCCGTGGCGTCACCCGGGGGCGTTTGCGCTGGTGATGTTTGTCACCGGGCTGATGCTGTTCGACTTCTGCTACTGGCGTGAACAGCTCTGCATCATCGGCTGCCCCTACGGCCGCTTCCAGTCGGTGCTGCTCGACCGTTCGAGCCTGGTCGTGGGGTACGACCCCCAGCGCGGCGAGCCGCGTGGCCACGGCCGCGACCGTCAGGAGAAGGGGCTGGGAGACTGCGTCGCGTGCGGCCTGTGTGTGGACGTCTGCCCCACCGGCATCGACATCCGCGACGGCCTGCAGATGGAGTGCGTCAACTGCACGCAGTGCATCGACGCCTGCGACGCGGTGATGGACACCGTCGGCCTGCCCCGCGGGCTGATCCGCTACAGCTCGCAGGCGGCGCTCGAGGGCCAGCCGACCCGGCTGGCGCGGCCGCGCGTGCTGATCTACTCCGGGTTGATCGCCGCCCTGTGCGTGCTGCTGATCGTCATGCTCGCCAACCGGCAAGCGATGGACGTGACCCTGCTGCGCGGGCTCGGCCGGCCGTTTGTGGTGACGCCCGCCGGCGAGGTCGAGAACATGGTCCGGCTCAAGCTGGTCAACCGCACCGACGAGGCGCGGACCTACCGCGTCGAAGCAGCCGCGCCCGAGTCGCTGCGGATCAACGACGCCCGCGAGCTCTCGCTCGCGGCCGGCGAGTCGGTCACCGAGCCGCTCCACCTGCTGGCGCCGAGCGGGGCGTTCGCCCAACGCGGCGGCACGCTGCCGGTGCGGCTGCGGGTGGTCGACAGCGCAGGAGAACAGGTGGAGAGCGACTACCTGCTGTTCGGCCCCGCATCGCCAAACCCCGGCGGCTAA
- a CDS encoding DUF5060 domain-containing protein produces the protein MNKKTSAALTLAWITLVSSTPIVHAAATVLVSGELTQWGPVTLTIDGPTASETDDDPNPFTDYALDVTFTHESGSPSYRVPGYFAADGNAAESSAVSGNKWRAHLSPDKTGLWNYKVSFLRGKHVAIGGEGAPIEGLDGLAGSFNIAPTDKQGRDLRAQGRLQYVGKHFQQFAGSKQYFLKFGADAPETLLAYVDFDNTQTRKPKRGPLKTWGPHVRDWRSGDPTWKDGKGKGLIGAINYLSGRGMNVFSFLTYNAGGDGDNVWPFVDRDDKLHYDCSKLDQWGIVFAHGQQQGMYLHFKLSEHENSGARDSDNVSMDAGELGPERKLYLRELIARYAQLLALNWNLGEENTQSVQQQRDMAAYIAQTDPYHHLIVTHTTGAWPGHLRTYGGLIGSQSELTGASIQTRDLMDTHRFVLHWVKQSEQAGKPWVVANDEQDLGSFGTPPDPGYGGYEQSQGPSIDDLRKYALWGTLMAGGAGVEYYFGYVHPQNDIVCEDWRSREKTWGYARAAHDFFSDQHIPFWEMHNANALVGNPEDQNTRYCLAKPDQLYLVYLPDGGSADLDLTGVNGAFTIKWFDPRGGGQLRVGSRQSAAGGSSVALGSPPSLVDQDWLVVVRRQ, from the coding sequence ATGAACAAGAAGACCTCCGCGGCGTTGACGTTGGCGTGGATCACGCTGGTCTCAAGCACGCCGATCGTTCACGCCGCCGCTACGGTTTTGGTGTCTGGCGAGCTGACCCAGTGGGGGCCCGTTACGCTCACCATCGACGGGCCAACGGCCAGCGAAACCGATGACGACCCCAACCCCTTCACCGACTACGCGCTGGACGTCACGTTCACCCACGAGAGCGGCAGCCCCAGCTACAGGGTTCCCGGCTACTTTGCCGCCGATGGAAACGCGGCCGAGTCGAGCGCCGTCTCGGGCAACAAGTGGCGGGCGCACCTGTCGCCGGACAAGACCGGCCTGTGGAACTACAAGGTCTCGTTCCTTCGCGGCAAGCACGTGGCGATCGGCGGCGAAGGGGCGCCTATCGAGGGGCTCGACGGCTTAGCTGGGAGCTTCAACATCGCTCCGACCGACAAGCAGGGGCGCGACCTACGCGCTCAAGGCCGGCTCCAGTACGTGGGCAAACACTTCCAACAGTTCGCCGGTTCCAAGCAGTACTTCCTCAAGTTCGGGGCCGACGCGCCGGAGACGCTGCTGGCCTACGTCGACTTCGACAACACCCAGACGCGCAAGCCAAAGCGAGGGCCCCTGAAGACCTGGGGCCCGCACGTGCGCGATTGGCGTTCCGGCGACCCGACGTGGAAGGACGGCAAGGGCAAGGGGCTGATCGGCGCGATCAACTACCTCAGCGGCCGTGGGATGAACGTCTTTTCGTTCTTGACCTACAACGCGGGGGGCGACGGCGACAACGTCTGGCCGTTTGTCGACCGCGACGACAAGCTGCACTACGACTGCTCAAAGCTTGACCAATGGGGGATCGTGTTCGCGCACGGCCAGCAGCAGGGGATGTACCTGCACTTCAAGCTGAGCGAGCACGAGAACTCGGGCGCCCGCGACTCGGACAACGTGTCGATGGACGCCGGCGAGCTAGGTCCGGAGCGGAAGCTGTACCTGCGAGAACTCATTGCGCGCTACGCTCAACTGTTGGCGCTCAACTGGAACCTTGGCGAAGAGAACACGCAGTCCGTGCAGCAGCAACGCGACATGGCGGCGTACATCGCCCAGACCGATCCGTACCACCACCTGATCGTCACCCACACCACGGGCGCGTGGCCCGGCCATTTGCGGACTTATGGCGGGCTGATCGGGTCCCAGTCGGAGCTGACCGGCGCGTCGATTCAGACCCGCGACTTAATGGATACGCACCGCTTCGTCCTGCACTGGGTCAAGCAGTCCGAACAAGCGGGCAAGCCTTGGGTAGTGGCGAACGACGAACAAGACCTCGGTAGCTTCGGCACTCCACCCGACCCGGGCTATGGAGGATACGAACAATCTCAGGGGCCATCGATCGATGATCTTCGCAAGTACGCGTTGTGGGGGACACTGATGGCCGGCGGGGCGGGGGTGGAATACTACTTCGGGTATGTGCACCCGCAGAACGACATCGTCTGCGAAGACTGGCGTAGCCGGGAAAAGACGTGGGGCTACGCACGCGCGGCGCACGATTTTTTCTCCGACCAGCACATTCCCTTCTGGGAGATGCACAACGCCAACGCGCTCGTCGGCAATCCAGAGGACCAGAACACGCGGTACTGCCTCGCCAAGCCGGACCAGTTGTATCTGGTCTACTTGCCGGACGGGGGGTCAGCGGACCTCGACCTGACGGGCGTCAATGGCGCGTTCACCATCAAGTGGTTCGATCCCCGCGGCGGCGGCCAACTGCGTGTCGGAAGCCGGCAGAGCGCAGCCGGCGGGAGCAGCGTCGCTCTCGGGAGCCCCCCCTCGCTGGTTGACCAGGACTGGTTGGTGGTGGTGCGACGGCAATAA
- the ccoN gene encoding cytochrome-c oxidase, cbb3-type subunit I: MAAEPAASELPVSDLTEATRPATPGLERFSYDDQIVRMFMTATLIWGMVGFAAGMLLALELPFPSINGGIEWITFGRLRPLHTNAVIFAFAGNGIFAAIYYSTQRLCRARMWSDRLGRLHFWGWQAIIVSAALTLPFGITQSKEYAELEWPIDIAIAVVWAGFFGVNFFMTLVNRRERHMYVALWFYIATIVTVAVLHIFNNLWVPILSPTMIKSYPIYAGVQDAMMQWWYGHNAVAFFLTTPFLGLMYYFLPKAAERPIFSYRLSILHFWSLVFIYIWAGPHHLHYTAIPEWAQTLGMVFSVMLWMPSWGGMINGLLTLRGAWSKVTTDPVLKFFVVGITFYGMATFEGPLLSIKSVNALSHYTDWGIAHVHSGALGWNGFMIFGMCYWLAPRLFQTKLYSQSLAGTHFWISTVGILVYVLPLYVAGIMQGLMWGAMTPTGQLAYPDFVETTQAIIPMYYLRAIGGSLYIVGSAIGCWNFYKTWQNRPAEYHVPVYEAPALRHVAFTPETPPESDLRAVTDYARTLDVFSTMWWHRVWERKPIKFTLLTTLAVAVASLLELVPTFVIRSNVPTISTVTPYTPLELTGRDIFVAEGCYNCHSQMIRPTVAETKRYGEYSKPGESVYDHPFQWGSRRIGPDLAREGGKQSYQWHVLHFRNPDDLNKGSIMPAYPWLMRKELDFESAPLRIGAMQTLGVPYPMYEGNQRDDAKLDAEAQAQQIAAEFVQQNGGPYRDLQGREYDLADKQIVALLAFLQRVGTDLFKAPVAGEEAAAPTDAAAAAAPASTQQSSIRSAGDHS, encoded by the coding sequence ATGGCCGCCGAACCCGCCGCCAGCGAGTTGCCTGTATCCGACCTGACCGAAGCGACCCGCCCGGCGACGCCGGGGCTGGAGCGGTTTAGCTACGACGACCAGATCGTGCGGATGTTCATGACCGCCACGCTCATCTGGGGCATGGTGGGCTTCGCCGCCGGCATGCTGCTGGCGCTCGAGCTGCCGTTCCCCAGCATCAACGGCGGGATCGAGTGGATCACCTTCGGTCGGCTCCGCCCGCTGCACACCAACGCGGTGATTTTTGCGTTCGCGGGGAACGGCATCTTCGCGGCCATCTACTACTCCACGCAGCGGCTCTGCCGGGCGCGGATGTGGAGCGACCGGCTCGGCCGGCTGCACTTCTGGGGGTGGCAGGCGATCATCGTCTCGGCCGCGCTGACGCTGCCGTTCGGCATCACGCAGAGCAAAGAGTATGCGGAGCTGGAGTGGCCCATCGACATCGCCATCGCGGTGGTGTGGGCCGGGTTCTTCGGCGTGAACTTCTTCATGACGCTGGTCAACCGCCGCGAGCGGCACATGTACGTGGCGCTGTGGTTCTACATCGCCACGATCGTCACGGTGGCGGTGCTGCACATTTTCAACAACCTGTGGGTGCCGATCCTCTCGCCCACGATGATCAAGAGCTACCCGATCTACGCGGGCGTGCAGGACGCGATGATGCAGTGGTGGTACGGCCACAACGCGGTGGCGTTCTTCCTCACCACGCCGTTCCTGGGGCTGATGTACTACTTCCTGCCCAAGGCGGCGGAGCGGCCGATCTTCAGCTACCGGCTCAGCATTTTGCACTTCTGGTCGCTGGTGTTTATCTACATCTGGGCCGGCCCTCACCACCTGCACTACACGGCCATTCCTGAGTGGGCGCAGACGCTGGGGATGGTGTTCAGCGTGATGCTGTGGATGCCGAGCTGGGGGGGCATGATCAACGGCCTGCTCACGCTGCGGGGCGCCTGGAGCAAGGTGACTACGGACCCGGTGCTGAAGTTCTTCGTGGTCGGCATCACGTTCTACGGCATGGCGACCTTCGAGGGGCCGCTGCTGTCCATCAAGAGCGTCAACGCCCTGAGCCACTATACGGACTGGGGCATCGCCCACGTCCACTCCGGCGCCCTGGGGTGGAACGGGTTCATGATCTTCGGCATGTGCTACTGGCTGGCGCCGCGGCTGTTTCAGACCAAGCTCTACAGTCAGTCGCTGGCCGGCACGCACTTCTGGATCTCAACGGTGGGCATCTTGGTGTACGTGCTCCCGCTGTACGTGGCCGGCATCATGCAGGGGCTGATGTGGGGCGCCATGACCCCCACGGGCCAGCTCGCCTACCCCGACTTTGTGGAGACGACCCAGGCGATCATCCCGATGTACTACCTGCGGGCCATCGGCGGCAGCCTGTACATCGTCGGCTCCGCGATCGGCTGCTGGAACTTCTACAAGACGTGGCAAAACCGCCCGGCCGAGTACCACGTGCCGGTCTACGAGGCGCCGGCGCTGCGGCACGTGGCGTTCACGCCAGAGACGCCCCCCGAGTCGGACCTGCGGGCGGTCACGGACTACGCCCGCACGCTCGACGTCTTCTCCACCATGTGGTGGCACCGGGTGTGGGAGCGGAAGCCGATCAAGTTCACGCTGCTCACCACGCTGGCGGTAGCGGTGGCGTCGCTGCTGGAGCTGGTGCCGACGTTCGTCATCCGCTCGAACGTGCCGACCATTTCAACGGTCACCCCCTACACGCCGCTGGAGCTGACGGGGCGCGACATCTTTGTCGCCGAGGGCTGCTACAACTGCCACTCGCAGATGATCCGCCCGACCGTGGCAGAGACCAAGCGGTACGGCGAGTACAGCAAGCCGGGCGAGAGCGTGTACGACCACCCGTTCCAGTGGGGATCGCGGCGGATCGGGCCCGACCTGGCCCGCGAGGGTGGCAAGCAGAGCTACCAGTGGCACGTGCTGCACTTCCGCAACCCGGACGACCTGAACAAGGGCTCCATCATGCCGGCCTACCCCTGGCTGATGCGGAAGGAGCTGGACTTTGAGTCGGCGCCGTTGCGGATCGGGGCCATGCAGACCCTGGGGGTTCCTTACCCGATGTACGAGGGCAACCAACGCGACGACGCCAAGCTGGACGCCGAGGCGCAGGCCCAGCAGATCGCCGCGGAGTTTGTGCAGCAGAACGGCGGGCCCTACCGCGACCTGCAGGGGCGCGAGTACGACCTGGCGGACAAGCAAATCGTGGCGCTGCTGGCGTTCTTGCAACGGGTGGGGACCGACCTGTTCAAGGCGCCGGTCGCCGGCGAAGAAGCCGCCGCGCCAACCGATGCGGCGGCCGCGGCAGCTCCGGCCAGCACGCAACAAAGTTCTATCCGGAGCGCGGGGGACCACTCGTGA
- a CDS encoding cbb3-type cytochrome c oxidase N-terminal domain-containing protein, whose product MAAPDQPADDPLTGHSYDGIQEYDNPTPGWWNAIFIGTILFAPVYAIWFHSANASNTVADSYQSALAANMRLQFGEIGTLEPDEATILTYMNKPDWLKVGAVTFASNCASCHGREGEGVSGPNMTDDRYLNVKTIEDIAKVIREGAKNGAMPAWGNRLHPNEVVLAAAYVASLRGKNLPSARLAEGNEIPPWPAAPVAAESN is encoded by the coding sequence ATGGCAGCACCCGATCAACCCGCCGACGACCCGCTCACGGGACACTCCTACGACGGCATCCAAGAGTACGACAACCCAACGCCCGGGTGGTGGAACGCCATCTTCATCGGCACCATCCTGTTCGCGCCGGTGTACGCCATCTGGTTCCACTCCGCCAACGCCAGCAACACCGTAGCGGACAGCTATCAGTCGGCCCTGGCGGCCAACATGCGGCTGCAGTTCGGCGAGATCGGCACGCTGGAGCCGGACGAGGCGACCATCCTCACCTACATGAACAAGCCCGACTGGCTGAAGGTAGGCGCCGTGACGTTCGCCTCGAACTGCGCGTCGTGCCACGGCCGCGAGGGGGAAGGGGTCTCCGGCCCCAACATGACCGACGACCGCTACCTGAACGTCAAGACGATCGAAGACATCGCCAAGGTGATCCGCGAGGGCGCCAAGAACGGCGCCATGCCGGCCTGGGGCAACCGCCTGCACCCGAACGAGGTCGTGCTGGCCGCGGCGTACGTCGCCTCGCTGCGTGGCAAGAACCTGCCGAGCGCGCGGCTGGCCGAGGGGAATGAAATCCCGCCGTGGCCGGCGGCGCCGGTAGCCGCGGAATCGAACTAG
- a CDS encoding cbb3-type cytochrome oxidase subunit 3, with amino-acid sequence MNHTILAQLNLAPFAVTGLVVFVTVFLGVVAWTLTRRKKQVDRWARLPLSDEDEPSEPHTTSKGLPTNTRE; translated from the coding sequence GTGAATCACACCATCCTTGCCCAACTCAATCTGGCGCCTTTCGCCGTGACGGGGCTCGTGGTCTTCGTGACGGTGTTCTTGGGGGTGGTGGCATGGACGCTCACCCGCCGGAAGAAGCAGGTTGATCGGTGGGCTCGGCTCCCCCTCTCCGACGAGGACGAGCCTTCCGAGCCACACACAACCAGCAAAGGTTTGCCCACGAATACGCGCGAATAA
- a CDS encoding coiled-coil domain-containing protein: MATHPARTEQARIDGPHGPVRPPAERAQAERRPARVAASGSAALQPEQVDPATLQASELVARLAAQQEELDRRVALIESQEAEVESKLRNARLWLDGQRQELDAREAQLEQREKSVAAPTPEGDSAEIKKRAAELDARQAELYQKLEKLAHDRSRCDAELRSIADREERLAALTEAAAEERRRIEASESDLSLLRAELAAAKEENDRDADDLARREAQLAVRRQEVSTALKRFESLGKAEQEIAKLREAAAQFSARARYLEDAEGLLEKDGAAVAEERRELHEQRMRLQEQAERERRELAAEQAAQQTDARRTSERLAAREAELDQRQSALEQVHAELSRSQREVLEMRLATEETWSQLTGALAPASLARSIAQVRARLADHYQHVTAELAERRRDLDEVSRSLEARAEGLETRRADISSWAKRNEEDLERRAAQLVARERELDRQQQHYEKLEQKWSAERGEYRAQIRRLLAELRQETMRAAA; the protein is encoded by the coding sequence ATGGCGACGCACCCAGCACGGACCGAGCAGGCACGCATCGACGGCCCCCACGGCCCCGTCCGCCCACCCGCCGAACGCGCCCAGGCCGAACGCCGTCCGGCGCGCGTCGCGGCGTCCGGCTCGGCCGCGTTGCAGCCGGAGCAGGTCGACCCCGCCACGCTGCAGGCCAGCGAGCTGGTTGCGCGGCTGGCCGCGCAGCAAGAAGAGCTCGACCGCCGCGTCGCGCTGATCGAGTCGCAGGAGGCCGAGGTAGAGTCGAAGCTCCGCAACGCTCGGCTGTGGCTGGACGGTCAGCGGCAAGAGCTGGACGCACGCGAGGCCCAGCTCGAGCAGCGCGAGAAGTCGGTCGCTGCGCCTACGCCCGAGGGCGACTCGGCCGAGATCAAGAAGCGCGCCGCGGAGCTCGACGCCCGGCAGGCAGAGCTGTACCAGAAGCTAGAAAAGCTGGCCCACGACCGCTCGCGTTGCGACGCAGAGCTGCGCAGCATCGCCGACCGCGAAGAGCGTCTGGCGGCCCTCACCGAAGCAGCCGCCGAAGAACGCCGACGGATCGAGGCGAGCGAGAGCGACCTGTCGCTGCTGCGTGCCGAGCTGGCGGCCGCCAAGGAAGAGAACGACCGCGACGCAGACGACCTGGCGCGCCGCGAGGCGCAGCTTGCAGTGCGTCGGCAAGAGGTCAGCACGGCGCTCAAGCGGTTCGAATCGCTCGGCAAGGCAGAGCAAGAGATCGCCAAGCTCCGCGAGGCGGCCGCGCAGTTTTCTGCCAGGGCCCGCTACCTGGAAGACGCCGAGGGGCTGCTGGAGAAAGACGGCGCCGCGGTGGCCGAAGAGCGGCGCGAGCTCCACGAGCAGCGGATGCGCCTGCAAGAGCAGGCAGAACGCGAACGCCGCGAGCTGGCGGCCGAGCAGGCCGCGCAGCAGACCGACGCGCGGCGGACCAGCGAGCGGCTGGCAGCCCGCGAGGCCGAACTGGACCAACGCCAGTCGGCCCTGGAGCAGGTGCACGCAGAGCTCTCCCGCAGCCAACGCGAGGTGCTGGAGATGCGGCTCGCGACGGAGGAGACCTGGTCGCAACTGACCGGCGCCCTCGCCCCGGCGAGCCTGGCGCGGTCGATCGCTCAGGTCCGCGCCCGGCTTGCAGACCACTACCAGCACGTGACCGCGGAGCTGGCCGAACGCCGCCGCGACCTCGACGAGGTGAGCCGGTCGCTGGAAGCCCGCGCCGAGGGGCTCGAGACGCGGCGGGCCGACATCTCGTCGTGGGCCAAGCGGAACGAAGAAGACCTGGAGCGTCGGGCGGCCCAACTGGTGGCCCGCGAACGGGAGCTGGACCGCCAGCAGCAGCACTACGAGAAGCTGGAGCAGAAGTGGAGCGCCGAGCGAGGCGAGTACCGGGCCCAGATCCGCCGCCTGCTGGCCGAGCTGCGGCAAGAAACCATGAGGGCGGCTGCTTGA
- a CDS encoding FixH family protein → MTPNPTTAPLGPTDWAHVRWPAIVIALLAGHALLVTGALVLSSTLIPAASIAPSGYAEALRWDDLQAERAASARLGWTATVTPAPQADLMGRRPIEIVLLDAEGAPVEGAMLDVALYHYAKADQPVAFRAGPSDAAGRVVAAPPLRRAGQWRLTAVVQRGADRLLIETDVWAPEPGLAQPTAANTLPGGPIR, encoded by the coding sequence ATGACCCCCAACCCCACAACCGCACCCCTTGGTCCCACCGACTGGGCGCACGTGCGCTGGCCCGCGATCGTCATTGCGCTCTTGGCCGGCCACGCGCTGCTGGTCACCGGCGCCCTGGTGCTCTCGTCGACATTGATCCCCGCGGCCTCAATCGCCCCGTCGGGCTACGCCGAGGCGCTCCGCTGGGACGACCTACAAGCCGAGCGCGCCGCTAGCGCCCGGCTGGGTTGGACCGCTACGGTCACCCCCGCCCCCCAGGCCGACCTGATGGGGCGCCGCCCGATCGAGATCGTGCTGCTAGACGCCGAGGGCGCCCCGGTGGAAGGGGCGATGCTCGACGTGGCGCTCTACCACTACGCCAAGGCCGACCAGCCGGTCGCGTTCCGCGCGGGCCCCTCCGATGCGGCCGGGAGGGTGGTCGCGGCGCCGCCGCTGCGTCGCGCGGGCCAGTGGCGTCTGACCGCCGTCGTCCAGCGGGGCGCCGATCGGCTGCTGATAGAGACCGACGTCTGGGCGCCCGAGCCGGGCCTGGCCCAACCCACCGCGGCCAACACGCTTCCGGGAGGGCCGATCCGATGA
- a CDS encoding potassium channel family protein, producing the protein MALLLRRWRYLLLLVALFALLVVQPIASSLGVMQSLFDGLLVLVMAALAQDRVWRVVACLACVLAAALLLGGRWVAPSAEFASQASGHAIGAIFFVAVAVKIVQSIFASREVSVDSIFGAICGFLLLGVAFALTYAMIYEADPASFRTGEFSREQMQQPQFCRNVFVYYSFVTLTTVGYGDLAPISLPARTLSWVEAVTGQLYLAVLIAGLISALFAGASARDHRGG; encoded by the coding sequence ATGGCGTTGTTATTGCGGCGGTGGCGCTACCTGCTGCTGCTTGTCGCGCTGTTCGCATTGCTGGTGGTGCAACCCATCGCGTCGTCGCTGGGCGTCATGCAATCGCTGTTCGACGGGCTGTTGGTGTTGGTCATGGCGGCGCTGGCCCAAGACCGCGTCTGGCGGGTGGTTGCGTGCCTCGCGTGCGTGCTTGCCGCCGCGTTGCTGCTCGGCGGGCGCTGGGTCGCCCCCTCCGCGGAGTTCGCCAGCCAGGCGTCGGGGCACGCGATCGGAGCGATCTTCTTCGTGGCGGTTGCGGTGAAGATTGTGCAATCGATCTTCGCGTCGCGGGAGGTCTCGGTCGACAGCATCTTCGGCGCCATCTGCGGGTTCTTGCTGCTGGGCGTGGCGTTCGCCCTTACGTACGCGATGATCTACGAGGCAGACCCCGCGTCGTTCCGCACGGGCGAGTTCTCTCGGGAGCAGATGCAACAGCCGCAGTTCTGCCGCAACGTGTTCGTCTACTACAGTTTTGTGACGCTCACCACGGTCGGCTACGGCGACCTGGCGCCCATCTCGCTCCCGGCCCGCACCCTTTCCTGGGTCGAGGCAGTGACGGGGCAGCTCTACCTGGCGGTGCTGATCGCGGGGCTCATTAGCGCGTTGTTCGCCGGCGCCTCTGCCCGCGACCACCGCGGCGGCTAG
- a CDS encoding RrF2 family transcriptional regulator produces MSVSQTAEYALRSVVWLAQNPGEPQTTQQLADGTRVSVSYLPKVLQPLGRAGILTSQRGINGGYSLDRDPESLNVLEVINCVDPIQRIHRCPLKLATHVGGLCPLHQMLDEALGDLQRRFAETTIAELLRRNTGLKPLCDSASAGLFELSAAPAAGGPKAQRSD; encoded by the coding sequence ATGTCTGTTTCCCAAACCGCCGAGTACGCCTTGCGGTCGGTCGTCTGGCTGGCCCAGAACCCGGGTGAGCCGCAGACGACCCAGCAACTGGCGGATGGCACGCGGGTATCCGTAAGCTACCTCCCCAAGGTGCTACAGCCGCTGGGGAGGGCTGGGATCCTTACCAGTCAGCGGGGCATCAACGGCGGCTACTCGCTGGACCGCGACCCCGAGAGCCTGAACGTGCTGGAGGTGATCAACTGTGTCGACCCGATCCAGCGGATCCACCGCTGCCCGCTAAAACTGGCGACACACGTCGGCGGGCTTTGCCCGCTGCACCAGATGCTGGACGAAGCGCTGGGCGACCTCCAGCGACGCTTCGCCGAGACTACCATCGCCGAGCTGCTGCGACGCAACACCGGCCTGAAGCCGCTGTGCGATTCGGCGTCCGCGGGGTTGTTTGAGTTGTCCGCGGCGCCCGCCGCCGGCGGGCCCAAGGCTCAGCGTAGCGACTAG